A region of Streptomyces sp. TG1A-60 DNA encodes the following proteins:
- a CDS encoding nitrate/nitrite transporter, whose protein sequence is MSAVVKSGSRGIRYWDPEDEKFWRRTGRRVAMRNLAFSILAEHVGFSVWSLWSVLVLFLGPEYGLSPADKFLLVSTPTLVGAVLRIPYTLAVGWFGGRTWTVLSAAVLLVPTLLAAVYLHPGTSLGTLLLVSAVAGLGGGNFASSMANINAFFPQRHKGWALGLNAGGGNLGVAVTQLAALAVLGTVGAAEPRLLLGVFVPAIVVAAVCAALFMDDLPDNRNDTDALGDVLRDAHCWVMSLLYLGTFGSFIGYCFAFGLVLQTQFDRTPLQAASFTFLGPLLGSLTRPGGGWLADRIGGARVTFAVFVALMLCTGVAVVASRTDSLGLFVADFIVLLALAGAGNGSTYKMIPAIFRAKALQGGGGDEGGASTQARLSRARRLSGALIGVTGALGALGGVLINLAFRASFAGWGSGIPAFTGFLVFYAACAVVTWAVYLRRRPRPRTAHDSRPDVVLSV, encoded by the coding sequence ATGAGCGCCGTGGTGAAGAGCGGCTCGCGCGGAATTCGGTACTGGGATCCGGAGGACGAGAAGTTCTGGCGGCGTACGGGGCGGCGGGTCGCGATGCGGAATCTGGCGTTCTCGATCCTCGCCGAGCACGTCGGGTTCTCCGTCTGGAGCCTGTGGTCCGTGCTGGTGCTGTTCCTGGGGCCGGAGTACGGGCTGTCCCCGGCGGACAAGTTCCTGCTCGTCTCCACGCCGACGCTGGTCGGAGCCGTACTGCGGATTCCGTACACGCTTGCGGTGGGATGGTTCGGCGGACGTACCTGGACCGTCCTCAGCGCGGCTGTGCTGCTGGTACCCACACTGCTGGCTGCGGTGTACCTGCACCCCGGCACCTCGCTGGGCACGCTGCTGCTGGTGTCCGCCGTGGCCGGTCTCGGTGGCGGCAACTTCGCCTCGTCCATGGCGAACATCAACGCCTTCTTCCCGCAGCGCCACAAGGGCTGGGCGCTCGGCCTGAACGCGGGCGGCGGCAATCTGGGCGTCGCCGTGACACAGTTGGCCGCCCTCGCGGTGCTGGGCACGGTGGGCGCGGCCGAACCCCGGCTGCTGCTGGGGGTCTTCGTCCCGGCGATCGTCGTCGCCGCTGTGTGCGCCGCGCTCTTCATGGACGACCTGCCCGACAACCGCAACGACACCGACGCCCTCGGGGACGTCCTGCGGGACGCCCACTGCTGGGTGATGTCCCTGCTCTACCTCGGCACGTTCGGTTCGTTCATCGGCTACTGCTTCGCGTTCGGCCTGGTGCTGCAGACGCAGTTCGACCGTACGCCGCTCCAGGCCGCGTCGTTCACGTTCCTCGGGCCGCTGCTCGGCTCGCTGACCAGGCCGGGCGGCGGCTGGCTGGCCGACCGGATCGGCGGTGCCAGGGTCACCTTCGCCGTGTTCGTGGCGCTGATGCTCTGCACCGGAGTCGCCGTCGTGGCGTCGCGCACGGACTCGCTCGGTCTGTTCGTCGCCGACTTCATCGTGCTCCTCGCACTGGCCGGGGCGGGCAACGGATCGACGTACAAGATGATCCCGGCGATCTTCCGGGCGAAGGCGCTCCAGGGCGGTGGAGGCGACGAGGGCGGCGCGAGCACGCAGGCCCGACTGTCGCGGGCCCGACGGCTGTCGGGCGCGCTCATCGGGGTCACCGGCGCCCTCGGCGCGCTCGGAGGTGTCCTCATCAACCTGGCGTTCCGCGCGTCCTTCGCCGGCTGGGGCAGCGGGATCCCGGCGTTCACCGGATTCCTGGTCTTCTACGCCGCCTGCGCCGTGGTCACCTGGGCGGTCTACCTCCGGCGCCGCCCCCGCCCACGGACCGCCCACGATTCCCGTCCCGACGTCGTCCTCTCGGTCTGA
- a CDS encoding phenazine antibiotic biosynthesis protein, producing the protein MAVASDPVLTFPLDQVPDPEEFIQAAMRWHFSPETGSPYWLRRARTLDFDPRRDVRTFDDLQLFPNIVNELRDVPARDLVPRGYGSSTEVIGVYESGGTTGAPKRVAYLADWMDRYVTWSTRRMDERGHPHGAHWLAMIPSGPHLWGEVVARQARRRGGFTSTIDLDPRWVKKCIAEGRGDEAGRYVEHLLAQGEFLLETQDIGVLVITPPLLERLAQHEHLVKLVNEKVQVIIWSGAHMDADSRHLFRTEVFPDVQLFGNYGSTMILCGAVERAGSEDECVFDPFAPHISFSVVDPETGQPVPYGARGQVVMNHISRSALLPNNLERDVATRIRPGAGQLGDSVADVSPVQTFDDEVVIEGVY; encoded by the coding sequence ATGGCAGTCGCCTCCGACCCCGTCCTCACCTTTCCCCTGGACCAGGTCCCCGATCCGGAGGAGTTCATCCAGGCCGCCATGCGGTGGCACTTCAGCCCCGAGACGGGCTCGCCGTACTGGCTCCGGAGGGCGCGGACCCTGGACTTCGACCCGCGTCGGGACGTCCGCACCTTCGACGACCTCCAACTGTTCCCCAACATCGTCAACGAACTGCGCGACGTGCCCGCCCGGGACCTCGTCCCCCGGGGTTACGGCTCGTCGACCGAGGTGATCGGCGTCTACGAGAGCGGCGGCACGACCGGCGCCCCCAAGCGGGTCGCCTACCTCGCCGACTGGATGGACCGGTACGTGACCTGGTCCACCCGGCGGATGGACGAACGCGGTCACCCCCACGGCGCCCACTGGCTGGCCATGATCCCCAGCGGCCCCCATCTGTGGGGTGAGGTCGTGGCCCGGCAGGCGCGGCGACGGGGCGGCTTCACCTCCACCATCGACCTCGATCCGCGCTGGGTGAAGAAATGCATCGCCGAGGGGCGCGGCGACGAGGCCGGCCGCTATGTCGAGCACCTCCTGGCGCAGGGCGAGTTCCTGCTGGAGACCCAGGACATCGGCGTACTGGTCATCACGCCCCCGCTGCTGGAGCGGCTCGCGCAGCACGAACACCTCGTCAAGCTGGTGAACGAGAAGGTCCAGGTCATCATCTGGAGCGGGGCCCACATGGACGCCGACAGCCGGCACCTGTTCCGGACCGAGGTCTTCCCCGACGTCCAGCTGTTCGGGAACTACGGCAGCACCATGATCCTCTGCGGGGCCGTCGAGCGCGCCGGCAGCGAGGACGAGTGCGTCTTCGATCCCTTCGCGCCCCACATCTCATTCTCGGTCGTCGACCCCGAGACGGGGCAGCCGGTTCCCTACGGCGCACGTGGCCAAGTCGTCATGAACCACATCAGCCGCAGCGCCCTGCTCCCCAACAACCTGGAACGCGACGTCGCCACCCGGATCCGCCCCGGGGCCGGCCAACTCGGCGACTCGGTGGCCGATGTCAGCCCCGTCCAGACCTTCGACGACGAGGTCGTCATCGAAGGGGTCTACTGA
- a CDS encoding aldehyde dehydrogenase family protein, whose amino-acid sequence MGGLTGGPMDAPAGCPIQLDALGPRGAFRARNRLTVADVTGRPVAELSQVPRLFVQRGLSALRAARPAGSGELAEVIARAGYAFANGTVGGLSAPDYQRLVSRVSGVPVAVVRSATARIERAAAEVDRTVRCARPTATVDHWRDPLTRGGGAVWARRGDVFAVHAAGNHPGVHSLWLEALALGYRVAVRPSGREPFTPHRLVTALREAGIGDDRLLLLPTDHQVADDVVRGADRSLVYGGDAVVEKYRAHPSVLTQGPGRSKILLADVDTGLSSALDTMVASIRDEGGVACVNATAVFVAGDPAPVAEAIAERLAGLPSLPPEHDKAVLPVQPTADARRLEKYLLGHADGATLRLGGDGIVDELGDGSAVLRPAVIQLDRPDAPQLGTELPFPCVWVAPWSPEDGVGPLRNTLVLTVIGRDEQLVERLVDEPSISNVHVGDHPTHWMAPGVPHDGYLAEFLMRSKAVIR is encoded by the coding sequence ATGGGCGGCCTGACGGGCGGACCGATGGACGCACCGGCGGGCTGTCCGATCCAGCTCGACGCCCTCGGCCCACGCGGTGCCTTCCGGGCGCGGAACCGGCTGACCGTGGCCGATGTCACCGGGCGGCCGGTCGCCGAACTCAGTCAGGTCCCACGGCTGTTCGTCCAGCGCGGCCTGTCCGCGCTGCGCGCCGCCCGCCCGGCGGGCTCCGGTGAACTGGCCGAGGTCATCGCCCGAGCGGGGTACGCGTTCGCGAACGGCACGGTGGGCGGCCTGTCGGCCCCGGACTACCAGCGCCTCGTGAGCCGGGTCTCCGGTGTGCCGGTCGCGGTGGTGAGGTCCGCCACCGCCCGGATCGAGCGCGCGGCGGCCGAGGTGGACCGCACCGTGCGATGCGCCCGCCCCACAGCGACGGTCGACCACTGGCGGGACCCGCTGACTCGGGGCGGCGGCGCGGTCTGGGCCCGGCGAGGTGACGTCTTCGCTGTGCACGCCGCCGGCAACCACCCCGGCGTGCACAGCCTGTGGCTCGAAGCGCTGGCGCTGGGGTACCGGGTCGCGGTACGGCCCTCCGGTCGGGAGCCCTTCACCCCGCACCGGCTGGTGACGGCGTTGCGCGAGGCGGGGATCGGCGACGACCGGCTCCTGCTGCTGCCCACCGACCACCAGGTGGCCGACGACGTCGTCCGGGGCGCCGACCGGTCCCTCGTGTACGGCGGCGACGCGGTGGTGGAGAAGTACCGGGCGCATCCGAGCGTACTGACTCAGGGCCCCGGGCGGTCCAAGATCCTGCTGGCGGACGTGGACACGGGCCTGTCGTCCGCGCTCGACACGATGGTCGCCTCGATCCGGGACGAGGGCGGAGTCGCCTGCGTCAACGCCACCGCCGTCTTCGTGGCCGGCGACCCGGCGCCGGTTGCCGAGGCCATCGCCGAGCGGCTGGCCGGGCTGCCCAGCCTGCCGCCGGAGCACGACAAGGCGGTCCTCCCCGTCCAGCCAACCGCCGACGCGCGCAGGCTGGAGAAGTACCTGCTCGGCCACGCGGACGGCGCGACCCTGCGGCTGGGCGGCGACGGGATCGTCGACGAACTGGGCGACGGCAGCGCCGTACTGCGCCCCGCCGTGATCCAGTTGGACCGGCCGGACGCGCCGCAGCTCGGCACCGAACTCCCCTTCCCCTGTGTCTGGGTGGCCCCCTGGTCACCGGAGGACGGCGTGGGACCGCTGCGGAACACCCTGGTGCTCACCGTGATCGGCCGGGACGAACAGCTCGTCGAGCGGCTGGTCGACGAACCGAGCATCAGCAACGTCCATGTCGGTGACCACCCCACGCACTGGATGGCGCCGGGCGTCCCGCACGACGGCTATCTCGCGGAGTTCCTCATGCGCTCCAAGGCGGTCATCAGGTGA
- a CDS encoding NAD(P)H-dependent oxidoreductase — translation MNSNAHTDVTRLLHVAASPMGERSQSRAIAETLVAAYRHTRPGATTDVLDLWRDRLPDFGAAAVEAKRAEASGGRAEGEGAGAWEAVRRTFEHFDSYDRYVFSVPMWNFGIPYVLKHFIDVVSQAGMLFSFDRDSGYTGLLKGKKAVVIYTSSIYKPGLPPAFGDDHQMPAFDGWLRWAGVTDISTIQLRSHQITEDADLLRRNAHARAQELGKKF, via the coding sequence GTGAACTCGAACGCACACACGGACGTCACGCGTCTGCTGCACGTCGCCGCCTCGCCCATGGGCGAGCGCTCACAGTCCAGGGCCATCGCCGAGACCCTCGTCGCCGCCTACCGCCATACCCGTCCCGGCGCGACGACCGACGTCCTCGACCTCTGGCGGGATCGGCTTCCCGATTTCGGAGCGGCGGCGGTCGAGGCCAAGCGGGCGGAGGCGTCCGGGGGACGGGCCGAGGGGGAGGGCGCCGGGGCCTGGGAGGCGGTCCGGCGCACCTTCGAGCACTTCGACAGCTACGACAGATATGTGTTCAGTGTCCCCATGTGGAATTTCGGAATTCCCTATGTCCTCAAGCACTTCATCGACGTGGTGAGCCAGGCCGGAATGCTTTTCTCCTTCGACCGGGACTCGGGCTACACCGGTCTGCTCAAGGGAAAGAAAGCGGTGGTCATTTACACCAGCTCGATCTACAAGCCGGGTCTGCCGCCCGCGTTCGGTGACGACCACCAGATGCCGGCTTTCGACGGCTGGTTGCGGTGGGCAGGGGTCACCGACATTTCCACGATCCAGTTGAGATCGCATCAGATCACCGAGGACGCCGATCTCCTGCGCCGCAACGCACATGCCCGGGCACAGGAGCTCGGCAAGAAATTCTGA
- a CDS encoding 3-deoxy-7-phosphoheptulonate synthase gives MPVPPLLEPVGPADHAPDTQESEEFEAGLSTPSWHPPAWRGLPIRQQPQWPDPDEVAAVTDRLALLPALTTPSDVRSVLAALARVQNREAFVLQAGDCAEPLGPAAVTGARDKHRVLGAVAERVSTRLDLPVVTVGRLAGQFAKPRSAAVEEVAGRQLPVFRGLTVNGTEPHEDDRRPDPYRMLSGYYTARNVLHELATLAHETASSFAPQAWDPVAAREVLWNRREEAAPDGSLRSLVQGYGQTRWTEDGGWRHTGLWTSHEALLLDYESPLIRQDPVTGEWYLLSTHLPWIGDRTRHIGDAHVEFLAGIANPVAVKIGPGAEPAEIVRLCGRLDPYRRPGRLTLICRFGARELRGRLPAVVTAVRRAGHPVVWMSDPMHGNTTVTGTGVKTRHLKDMLDEVTDFFDVLRGIGEWPGGVHLEAAAADVTECVGGTRVTCESDLGDAYESLCDPRLNNEQLMAMADMVAKLAV, from the coding sequence ATGCCCGTTCCGCCTCTGCTCGAACCGGTCGGCCCGGCCGACCACGCCCCCGACACCCAGGAAAGTGAGGAGTTCGAGGCAGGTCTCAGTACGCCGTCCTGGCACCCGCCGGCCTGGCGAGGACTGCCGATACGCCAGCAGCCGCAGTGGCCGGATCCCGACGAGGTGGCCGCCGTCACCGACCGTCTCGCCCTGCTGCCGGCCCTCACCACGCCCAGCGACGTCCGCAGCGTTCTCGCGGCCCTGGCCCGGGTGCAGAACCGGGAGGCGTTCGTGCTCCAGGCCGGCGACTGCGCCGAGCCGCTCGGCCCGGCGGCCGTCACCGGTGCCCGGGACAAGCACCGGGTGCTGGGCGCCGTGGCGGAACGCGTCAGCACACGCCTGGACCTGCCCGTGGTCACCGTCGGCCGACTGGCAGGGCAGTTCGCCAAGCCCCGCTCCGCGGCCGTCGAGGAGGTGGCCGGTCGACAGCTGCCGGTGTTCCGGGGGCTCACGGTCAACGGGACGGAGCCGCACGAGGACGACCGCAGGCCCGACCCGTACCGGATGCTGTCCGGCTACTACACGGCGAGGAACGTCCTGCATGAACTTGCCACCCTCGCGCATGAGACGGCGAGTTCGTTCGCCCCGCAGGCCTGGGATCCCGTGGCCGCCCGTGAGGTGCTGTGGAACCGGCGCGAGGAAGCCGCCCCCGACGGCTCACTGCGCTCACTCGTCCAGGGATACGGGCAGACCCGCTGGACCGAAGACGGGGGCTGGCGCCACACCGGGCTGTGGACCAGCCACGAGGCGCTGCTCCTGGACTACGAGAGCCCGCTGATCCGCCAGGATCCCGTCACCGGTGAATGGTATCTGCTGTCCACGCACCTGCCGTGGATCGGCGACCGCACCCGGCACATCGGCGACGCCCATGTGGAGTTCCTGGCGGGCATCGCCAATCCGGTCGCCGTCAAGATCGGCCCCGGCGCGGAGCCTGCCGAGATCGTGCGCCTGTGCGGGCGGCTCGATCCGTACCGCAGGCCGGGCCGGCTCACCCTGATCTGCCGGTTCGGCGCCCGCGAGCTGCGCGGACGGCTCCCGGCTGTCGTCACCGCCGTACGCCGGGCGGGCCACCCCGTGGTCTGGATGTCGGACCCCATGCACGGCAACACCACGGTGACCGGCACCGGCGTCAAGACCCGCCACCTCAAGGACATGCTGGACGAGGTCACGGACTTCTTCGACGTCCTGCGCGGCATCGGCGAGTGGCCCGGCGGGGTGCATCTGGAGGCTGCCGCCGCCGATGTGACCGAGTGCGTGGGCGGTACCCGGGTGACCTGCGAATCCGATCTGGGCGACGCCTACGAGTCGTTGTGCGACCCCCGGCTCAACAACGAGCAGCTCATGGCCATGGCGGACATGGTCGCCAAGCTCGCCGTGTGA
- the pabB gene encoding aminodeoxychorismate synthase component I: MRTLLVDNYDSYTYNLFQLIAQVNGVEPVVLHNDSPDCAKLDLNGFDNVVISPGPGDPTRPKDFGACAPIVESARLPVLGVCLGHQGIAAGSGAEIVRAPAARHGHLTAVRHDGRELFHGLPQDFTAVRYHSLCVREPLPPELEATAWAEDGVLMGLRHRTRPLWGVQFHPESVATEFGYELLGNFRDLTERFHQERGSSRRRAPVRSGAHLLPAETGSQPVPRPVEPRPYRLHSRIMESAVETEAAFTRLFADSSHAFWLDSSLIDPRLSRFSFLGDASGPLSEIVRYRVGDGAVEVTAAGGETQRVDGNVFDYLQTALRARRVENPALPVDFSCGYVGYFGYELKADCGGTAKHTSPTPDAIWIFADRLIAVDHQQGATYLLALSDGSPRSDRDATVWLEKTAAVLAALPRPRPTPVPDQQAVDNTLLETALVRDRAQYLADIDACKQELLAGESYEICLTNAVQAARPADGLRFYQALRRSNPAPYAAYLRLDGMEIACSSPERFLRITRDGMVETKPIKGTARRGADEAEDARLRRELTTSAKVRAENLMIVDLLRNDLGRVCEVGSVTVPRLMRTETYATVHQLVSTIRGRLRAEVDALDCVRACFPGGSMTGAPKLRTLDIIDSLETRARGVYSGAIGFLSCNGTADLNIVIRTAVLAEEGLHAGAGGAIVLDSDLVEEYEEMLLKAATPLRVLLAGTSGQDAAPTTDRVVPKRAAESGLR, encoded by the coding sequence ATGCGAACCCTGCTCGTCGACAACTACGACTCGTACACCTACAACCTCTTCCAGCTGATCGCGCAGGTGAACGGGGTCGAGCCCGTGGTCCTGCACAACGACTCACCGGACTGCGCGAAGCTCGACCTGAACGGCTTCGACAACGTGGTGATCTCTCCCGGGCCGGGCGATCCCACCCGGCCGAAGGACTTCGGCGCCTGCGCGCCGATCGTCGAATCCGCCCGCCTGCCCGTGCTCGGCGTGTGTCTGGGCCACCAGGGCATCGCCGCCGGGTCGGGCGCGGAGATCGTACGGGCGCCCGCGGCCAGGCACGGGCACCTCACCGCCGTGCGCCACGACGGTCGGGAGCTCTTCCACGGCCTTCCGCAGGACTTCACCGCCGTGCGCTACCACTCGCTGTGCGTGCGGGAGCCGCTGCCACCGGAGCTGGAGGCGACCGCGTGGGCGGAGGACGGAGTGCTGATGGGCCTTCGGCACCGTACGCGCCCGCTGTGGGGCGTGCAGTTCCACCCCGAGTCCGTCGCCACGGAGTTCGGGTACGAGCTGCTCGGCAACTTCCGCGACCTCACGGAGCGGTTCCACCAGGAGCGCGGTTCCTCGCGCCGCCGGGCGCCGGTCCGCTCCGGGGCCCACCTGTTACCCGCGGAGACCGGCTCGCAGCCCGTACCCCGGCCCGTCGAGCCACGCCCCTACCGCCTGCACTCCCGGATCATGGAGTCCGCCGTCGAGACCGAGGCCGCCTTCACCCGGCTCTTCGCCGACTCCTCGCACGCCTTCTGGCTCGACAGCTCCCTGATCGACCCGCGGCTGTCCCGCTTCTCCTTCCTCGGCGACGCGTCCGGTCCGCTCTCCGAAATCGTCCGCTACCGCGTCGGCGACGGCGCCGTCGAGGTCACGGCGGCGGGCGGGGAGACCCAACGGGTCGACGGCAACGTCTTCGACTACCTGCAGACAGCGCTGCGGGCCCGCCGCGTCGAGAACCCCGCCCTGCCCGTCGACTTCTCCTGCGGCTACGTCGGCTACTTCGGCTACGAGCTGAAGGCCGACTGTGGTGGCACCGCGAAGCACACCTCGCCCACCCCGGACGCGATCTGGATCTTCGCCGACAGGCTGATTGCGGTCGACCACCAGCAGGGCGCCACCTATCTGCTGGCCCTCAGCGACGGCAGCCCGCGCTCCGACCGCGACGCGACGGTGTGGCTGGAGAAGACCGCCGCCGTGCTCGCCGCGCTGCCCCGCCCCCGGCCGACCCCCGTACCCGACCAGCAGGCCGTCGACAACACGCTGCTGGAAACGGCGCTCGTGCGCGACCGCGCCCAGTACCTCGCCGACATAGACGCCTGCAAACAGGAATTGCTCGCCGGGGAGAGCTACGAGATCTGCCTGACCAACGCCGTCCAGGCCGCCCGCCCCGCCGACGGGCTGCGCTTCTACCAGGCCCTCAGGCGCTCCAACCCCGCCCCGTACGCCGCCTATCTGCGCCTGGACGGGATGGAGATCGCCTGCTCCTCCCCGGAGCGGTTCCTGCGCATCACCCGCGACGGCATGGTCGAGACCAAGCCCATCAAGGGCACCGCCCGGCGCGGCGCGGACGAGGCGGAGGACGCGAGGTTGCGCCGGGAACTGACAACGAGCGCCAAGGTCCGGGCGGAGAACCTCATGATCGTCGACCTGCTCCGCAACGATCTCGGCCGTGTGTGCGAGGTCGGCAGCGTCACCGTTCCCCGGCTGATGCGCACGGAGACCTACGCCACCGTGCACCAGCTCGTGTCCACCATCCGCGGCCGGCTCCGCGCCGAGGTGGACGCCCTGGACTGCGTACGTGCCTGCTTCCCCGGCGGCTCGATGACGGGTGCGCCGAAACTGCGGACGCTGGACATCATCGACTCCCTGGAGACCCGGGCACGCGGCGTCTACTCGGGTGCCATCGGCTTCCTCTCCTGCAACGGCACGGCCGATCTGAACATCGTCATCCGGACCGCCGTACTGGCGGAGGAGGGTCTGCACGCCGGCGCCGGTGGCGCCATCGTGCTCGACTCCGATCTCGTCGAGGAGTACGAGGAGATGCTGCTGAAAGCGGCCACACCGCTGCGGGTGCTGCTCGCGGGCACGTCCGGCCAGGACGCCGCGCCCACGACCGACCGCGTGGTACCGAAGCGGGCTGCGGAGAGCGGGCTCCGATGA
- a CDS encoding molybdopterin oxidoreductase family protein, with amino-acid sequence MSEPAGDVRTHCPYCALQCGMALRPDQGGAAPLAVVGWPEFPVSQGALCGKGQNAIDLLGPVARLGTPLVRDGRGAALRPATWDEALQRVVSGIRSAQTAYGRDAVGVFGGGGLTNEKAYLLGKFARVALRTSAIDYNGRFCMSSAAAAVNRAFGLDRGLPFPLADVAGTDCVLLVGSNPADTMPPALRYLTRLADRGGRLIVVDPRRTRTAARADLHVRPVPGTDLALALGMLHIALAEGHVDEDFVAARTTGFEAVRATAMEYWPARVEGLTGVPAHQIREAVRMFAQAPTGMVLTARGSEQHSKGTDTVHGWINLCLALGKAGRPYSGYGCLTGQGNGQGGREHGQKADQLPGYRSLTDPAAREHIARLWGVTPGELPGPGTSAYEMLDTAGTPDGVRAMLVLGSNPVVSAPHADHVERRLRALDLLVVVDVVRSETAELADVVLPSAQWAEETGTLTNLEGRVILRRKAVEPPAQVRTDLEILSALAARLGRTEGFPADPRLVFDELRAASAGGRADYAGISYERISEENGVFWPCPADGHPGTPRLFLESFATPDGRARMVPVHHRPAAETTDERYPLYLVTGRVLAQYQSGAQTRRVAASRAAAPEPYVEIHPSTAGRLGVVDGEPVTVTSRRGTAVAPARLSTDIRPDVVFMPFHWFGPGRANTVTNPALDPVSRMPEFKVCAVRVAPVAALRSRPPGRPCAATAVQAL; translated from the coding sequence ATGAGCGAGCCGGCCGGCGACGTCCGTACGCACTGCCCGTACTGCGCCCTGCAGTGCGGGATGGCGCTGCGGCCCGACCAGGGCGGGGCGGCGCCTCTCGCGGTCGTCGGGTGGCCGGAGTTCCCGGTCAGCCAGGGGGCGCTGTGCGGCAAGGGGCAGAACGCCATCGACCTGCTGGGCCCGGTGGCCCGGCTCGGTACACCGCTGGTCCGCGACGGTCGGGGCGCGGCGCTGCGGCCCGCCACCTGGGACGAGGCGCTTCAGCGTGTGGTCTCGGGCATCCGGTCGGCGCAGACCGCGTACGGCCGGGACGCCGTCGGGGTGTTCGGCGGTGGCGGGCTGACCAATGAGAAGGCGTATCTGCTGGGCAAGTTCGCCCGGGTCGCGCTCCGTACGTCGGCGATCGACTACAACGGCCGTTTCTGCATGTCGTCGGCGGCGGCCGCCGTCAACCGGGCCTTCGGCCTCGACCGGGGGCTGCCGTTCCCGCTCGCCGACGTCGCCGGGACCGACTGCGTCCTGCTGGTCGGAAGCAACCCGGCCGACACGATGCCGCCCGCCCTGCGCTACCTCACCCGACTGGCCGACCGCGGTGGGCGGTTGATCGTGGTGGACCCGCGCCGCACCCGCACCGCCGCGCGGGCCGACCTGCACGTGCGCCCCGTGCCCGGCACCGACCTGGCCCTGGCCCTCGGCATGCTGCACATCGCCCTCGCCGAGGGCCATGTCGACGAGGACTTCGTCGCCGCCCGGACCACGGGATTCGAGGCCGTGCGCGCCACCGCGATGGAGTACTGGCCCGCCCGGGTCGAGGGGCTGACCGGTGTGCCCGCCCATCAGATACGCGAAGCCGTACGGATGTTCGCCCAGGCGCCCACCGGAATGGTGCTCACGGCCCGAGGCAGCGAACAGCACAGCAAGGGCACCGACACCGTGCACGGCTGGATCAACCTCTGTCTGGCCCTGGGGAAGGCGGGCCGGCCGTACAGCGGATACGGCTGCCTGACCGGTCAGGGCAACGGGCAGGGCGGACGCGAGCACGGGCAGAAGGCCGACCAGCTGCCCGGCTACCGCAGCCTGACCGACCCGGCGGCGCGGGAACACATCGCCCGCCTCTGGGGCGTCACCCCCGGGGAACTGCCCGGCCCCGGCACCTCGGCCTACGAGATGCTCGACACCGCGGGCACGCCCGACGGCGTCCGGGCCATGCTGGTTCTCGGCTCCAACCCGGTCGTGTCGGCGCCGCACGCGGACCACGTGGAGCGGCGGCTGCGAGCGCTGGACCTGCTGGTGGTCGTGGACGTCGTACGGTCCGAGACGGCCGAACTCGCCGATGTCGTCCTGCCGTCGGCCCAGTGGGCGGAGGAGACCGGCACCCTGACCAATCTGGAGGGCAGGGTGATCCTGCGCCGCAAGGCCGTCGAGCCGCCCGCCCAGGTGCGCACCGATCTGGAGATCCTGTCCGCCCTCGCGGCCCGGCTGGGCCGTACCGAGGGCTTCCCAGCCGATCCGCGCCTGGTCTTCGACGAGCTGCGGGCCGCGTCGGCCGGCGGCCGGGCCGACTACGCGGGGATCAGCTACGAACGGATCAGCGAGGAGAACGGGGTGTTCTGGCCGTGCCCGGCGGACGGACACCCCGGGACGCCCCGACTGTTCCTGGAGTCCTTCGCGACGCCCGACGGCCGGGCCCGCATGGTGCCGGTCCACCACCGACCGGCGGCCGAGACCACCGACGAGCGGTATCCGCTGTACCTGGTCACCGGGCGGGTGCTGGCCCAGTACCAGAGCGGCGCGCAGACCCGTCGGGTGGCCGCGTCACGGGCCGCCGCGCCGGAGCCGTACGTCGAGATCCACCCCTCCACGGCCGGTCGCCTCGGCGTGGTGGACGGCGAGCCGGTGACGGTGACCAGCAGGCGGGGGACGGCTGTCGCCCCGGCCAGGCTGAGCACGGACATCCGCCCGGACGTGGTGTTCATGCCCTTCCACTGGTTCGGGCCGGGACGGGCCAACACGGTCACCAACCCCGCGCTCGACCCGGTCTCGCGCATGCCCGAGTTCAAGGTGTGCGCCGTACGCGTGGCACCGGTGGCCGCGCTCCGTTCCCGCCCGCCGGGGCGGCCGTGTGCGGCGACCGCCGTACAAGCCCTGTGA